In the Alteromonas sp. M12 genome, one interval contains:
- the hutI gene encoding imidazolonepropionase produces MSNPCDYLIYNVQIATMLTGSAPYGEIKNGCIAIDGERIVYVGELSNFSGNAKSKFDGGGKWILPGFIDCHTHLVYGGDRANEFERRLNGESYQSIAAKGGGIKSTVSATRKATADELLASAILRATALVNEGVTTLEVKSGYGLDLDTEIKMLQVAKKLSDELPVKILATYLGAHALPAEFAQDADAYIDFVCEEVMPKISELKLADSVDVFCESIGFSPAQCERVFKAAQQFGLTIKAHVEQLSDLKGAKLACDYHALSVDHIEYLPASDVFNLKLSDTVAVLLPGAFYFLNETQKPPIEALRKQQVPMAIATDLNPGSSPIASILTCANMACVLFALTPEEALRGITVNAAKALGLKDRGEIKAGCRADLCLWDISHPAQLVYTVNQYKPVSKWFGGKLV; encoded by the coding sequence ATGTCGAATCCCTGCGATTACCTTATTTACAACGTTCAAATAGCTACTATGTTGACTGGCTCTGCCCCCTATGGCGAAATAAAAAATGGCTGCATCGCAATAGACGGCGAGCGCATCGTTTATGTTGGTGAATTGTCTAATTTTTCTGGAAATGCGAAAAGCAAATTTGATGGCGGTGGAAAGTGGATATTACCCGGCTTTATCGATTGTCATACTCATCTAGTGTATGGCGGTGACCGTGCCAATGAATTTGAAAGGCGACTCAACGGTGAAAGTTATCAAAGTATTGCTGCTAAAGGTGGTGGCATAAAAAGTACCGTAAGCGCTACCCGTAAAGCGACAGCAGATGAGTTATTAGCGTCTGCAATATTAAGGGCTACTGCGTTAGTCAATGAAGGTGTCACAACGTTGGAAGTAAAGTCAGGTTACGGTTTGGACTTAGACACTGAAATAAAAATGCTACAAGTTGCGAAAAAATTAAGTGACGAATTACCCGTTAAGATTCTTGCAACTTACTTGGGTGCCCATGCGTTGCCAGCCGAATTCGCTCAGGACGCGGATGCTTATATTGATTTCGTTTGTGAGGAGGTCATGCCTAAAATAAGCGAATTAAAGTTAGCTGACAGTGTGGATGTGTTTTGTGAAAGTATCGGTTTTAGTCCAGCTCAATGTGAGCGAGTATTTAAAGCTGCTCAACAGTTTGGGCTAACGATTAAAGCTCATGTAGAACAACTTAGTGATTTAAAAGGTGCGAAGTTAGCATGTGATTATCATGCTTTATCCGTTGATCACATTGAATATCTGCCTGCATCTGATGTATTTAATTTAAAGCTATCCGATACTGTTGCAGTTTTGCTTCCTGGCGCGTTTTACTTTCTAAATGAAACACAGAAGCCGCCCATTGAAGCATTACGAAAGCAACAAGTACCAATGGCTATAGCCACCGATTTAAACCCCGGAAGTTCTCCTATCGCATCAATTCTCACCTGTGCCAACATGGCTTGTGTGTTATTCGCACTAACCCCTGAAGAAGCATTGCGAGGCATTACCGTAAACGCTGCCAAAGCGTTAGGCTTAAAAGACCGAGGAGAAATAAAAGCTGGGTGCCGAGCCGATTTGTGTTTATGGGATATTTCCCATCCAGCGCAACTCGTTTATACAGTAAATCAATACAAACCCGTTAGTAAATGGTTTGGAGGCAAGCTTGTTTAG
- the hutU gene encoding urocanate hydratase — MNKRYSKRIVKAPTGSNITAKSWLTEAPMRMLMNNLDPEVAEHPHELVVYGGIGRAARNWPCFDKIVEVLKRLNDDETLLVQSGKPVGVFPTHKNAPRVLIANSNLVPHWATWEHFNELDKQGLMMYGQMTAGSWIYIGSQGIVQGTYETFVSIAKAHFNGQAAGKWILTGGLGGMGGAQPLAATMAGFSMLAVDVDESRIDFRLKTGYLDKKAKNLNHGLALLQQAKQNGEAISIGLLGNAADVFSEIAESDNIPDVVTDQTSAHDPLNGYLPQGWTLDQAAKIRKKDENRVVLAAKKSMAVQVNAMLRLQAKGAATLDYGNNIRQMAFETGVDNAFDFPGFVPAYIRPLFCQGIGPFRWVALSGDPEDIYKTDTKVKELISDDPHLHNWLDMAKQRIQFQGLPARICWVGLGQRQKLGLAFNQMVRSGELSAPIVIGRDHLDSGSVASPNRETESMLDGSDAVSDWPLLNAMLNTASGATWVSLHHGGGVGMGFSQHSGVVIVCDGTSEADERIARVLLNDPATGVMRHADAGYDIAIQCAKQKGLDLPMIEEANHG; from the coding sequence ATGAACAAACGTTACTCCAAACGCATAGTAAAAGCGCCAACAGGCAGCAATATAACCGCTAAAAGTTGGTTAACTGAAGCACCAATGCGGATGTTAATGAACAACTTAGATCCTGAGGTCGCAGAACATCCTCATGAGTTAGTAGTATATGGCGGCATTGGTCGCGCAGCACGAAACTGGCCGTGTTTTGATAAAATCGTAGAAGTGCTAAAACGGCTTAACGATGACGAAACTCTATTGGTGCAAAGTGGTAAACCTGTAGGCGTGTTTCCGACCCATAAAAATGCCCCTAGAGTACTCATCGCCAACTCAAATTTAGTACCTCACTGGGCGACTTGGGAACATTTCAATGAGTTAGATAAACAAGGTCTAATGATGTACGGGCAAATGACTGCTGGTTCTTGGATTTACATAGGTTCACAAGGCATAGTTCAAGGAACCTATGAAACATTTGTAAGTATCGCCAAGGCACACTTTAATGGACAAGCAGCAGGCAAATGGATTTTAACCGGTGGTTTAGGAGGAATGGGTGGAGCTCAACCTTTAGCGGCGACTATGGCAGGCTTTTCAATGTTAGCGGTAGACGTTGATGAAAGCCGCATAGATTTCCGCTTAAAAACCGGATACCTAGACAAAAAAGCCAAAAATTTGAATCATGGCTTAGCATTACTTCAGCAAGCGAAACAAAATGGTGAAGCCATCTCAATAGGATTATTGGGAAATGCCGCTGACGTATTTAGTGAAATTGCTGAATCAGACAATATTCCCGATGTAGTCACCGATCAAACCAGTGCCCATGATCCTCTAAACGGTTACCTTCCACAGGGCTGGACACTTGATCAAGCTGCTAAAATACGTAAAAAAGATGAAAATAGAGTAGTTCTAGCTGCTAAAAAGTCAATGGCGGTACAAGTCAACGCAATGTTACGCTTACAAGCTAAGGGAGCAGCAACGCTAGATTATGGTAACAATATTCGTCAAATGGCATTTGAAACGGGAGTTGATAATGCATTTGATTTCCCAGGTTTTGTGCCCGCTTATATTCGACCACTATTTTGCCAAGGTATAGGTCCATTTCGGTGGGTCGCACTCTCTGGTGATCCTGAGGATATTTATAAAACTGACACCAAAGTAAAAGAACTGATCAGTGATGATCCTCACCTACATAATTGGTTAGATATGGCCAAACAGCGAATTCAATTTCAAGGTCTGCCCGCTAGAATTTGTTGGGTAGGTTTAGGACAACGACAAAAACTTGGTCTAGCTTTTAATCAAATGGTTCGCTCAGGTGAACTTTCCGCTCCCATTGTAATTGGCCGAGATCATTTGGACTCTGGTTCTGTCGCATCCCCTAACCGTGAAACAGAGAGTATGTTAGACGGTTCAGACGCAGTATCAGATTGGCCCCTATTGAATGCAATGTTAAACACGGCTAGTGGCGCGACTTGGGTAAGTTTGCATCATGGCGGCGGCGTTGGTATGGGATTTAGCCAGCATTCTGGGGTAGTCATAGTCTGTGACGGAACATCCGAGGCAGATGAGCGCATAGCAAGAGTATTGCTTAATGATCCAGCCACAGGAGTCATGCGCCATGCTGATGCCGGTTATGATATTGCAATTCAATGTGCAAAACAAAAAGGCTTAGATTTGCCTATGATAGAAGAGGCTAACCATGGCTAA
- a CDS encoding urate hydroxylase PuuD, producing the protein MVWMDWVSLFIRWFHVIAGVAWIGASFYFIWLDNNLQQPPEWKKNKGIKGDLWAVHGGGFYEVAKYQYGPEKIPETLHWFKWEAYTTWISGFSLLILVYYFGASAFLIDPNVMELTQSQAVLMGLGLIFGGMLIYEVACRSPLAKSPLLFAIFLLILLTVAAWLATQWFSGRGAYIHIGALIGTIMVANVFLQIMPSQRAMVDAVKNKQEVDPSWGEKAKLRSVHNNYLTLPILFIMISNHYPMTYLHEQNWLVLIALCVVSAWIRHFFNLKHLGVFKPSILISGAVAMLAIAIWVSAPNILTTSEPQTKQGTELVSQSQVKQVLDSHCVSCHSKTPTDPMFPSPPLGLVMDDWKDVENKLSVIYQRVFVTRDMPFLNKTQMTNEERKLVADWYLQNLN; encoded by the coding sequence ATGGTTTGGATGGACTGGGTATCGTTGTTTATTCGTTGGTTTCACGTTATCGCGGGTGTGGCTTGGATTGGCGCATCATTTTACTTTATTTGGTTAGATAACAACTTACAGCAACCACCGGAATGGAAAAAGAACAAAGGCATTAAAGGCGATTTGTGGGCGGTTCATGGAGGTGGCTTTTACGAAGTCGCTAAATATCAATACGGCCCTGAAAAAATCCCAGAAACCTTACATTGGTTTAAATGGGAAGCCTATACCACTTGGATAAGTGGATTTAGTTTACTTATTTTAGTTTATTACTTTGGGGCGTCTGCTTTTTTAATCGATCCTAATGTTATGGAGTTAACCCAAAGCCAAGCTGTATTAATGGGTTTAGGGTTAATATTTGGCGGCATGTTGATATATGAAGTAGCTTGCCGCAGTCCGTTAGCAAAAAGCCCATTGTTATTCGCGATCTTTCTATTAATACTGTTAACGGTTGCGGCTTGGTTGGCAACCCAATGGTTTAGCGGGCGTGGCGCTTACATACATATTGGAGCGCTGATTGGAACTATCATGGTGGCAAACGTCTTCTTGCAAATCATGCCGTCACAAAGAGCCATGGTTGATGCCGTAAAGAACAAACAAGAGGTCGACCCAAGCTGGGGAGAGAAAGCTAAGTTACGCTCAGTACACAACAACTACCTCACCCTACCTATCTTGTTCATCATGATTAGCAATCATTATCCCATGACTTATTTACACGAGCAGAACTGGCTAGTGTTGATAGCACTATGTGTGGTTTCGGCATGGATAAGACACTTTTTCAATTTAAAACATCTCGGTGTATTTAAACCTTCAATCTTAATTAGTGGTGCTGTGGCTATGCTGGCAATTGCAATTTGGGTTTCTGCTCCGAATATATTAACCACATCAGAGCCACAAACTAAGCAAGGCACGGAATTAGTCTCTCAAAGCCAAGTGAAACAAGTGTTAGATAGCCACTGCGTTTCTTGTCATTCAAAAACACCAACAGACCCCATGTTTCCGTCGCCTCCACTGGGCTTAGTTATGGATGATTGGAAAGATGTGGAAAACAAATTAAGCGTCATTTATCAACGGGTATTCGTGACTCGTGATATGCCCTTTTTAAATAAAACTCAAATGACAAATGAAGAGCGAAAACTAGTAGCAGATTGGTACCTGCAAAATTTAAATTAA
- the hutC gene encoding histidine utilization repressor, which produces MASHFVKIKSHLLAQIANGTMQHGDKVPSENKLAEQFSVSRMTARRALTDLVNEGILLRSQGLGTFVNDQRPMSSMLEINSIDDEVLKRGHSYSNQVICQQKIFANTHQANLLGMAVGSLVYNTKIIHLENDTPIQLEDRLVNPHYAQDYIEQDFNNTTANRYLNQVAPLTEADHVIEALLPTPDIAAALSVAIEQPCLLISRRTFSAKGIVSFASLYHPGNRYRLGGHLDFQAL; this is translated from the coding sequence ATGGCCTCACATTTTGTCAAAATAAAATCCCATCTATTGGCACAAATAGCCAATGGCACAATGCAGCATGGGGATAAGGTTCCTTCTGAAAATAAACTAGCTGAGCAATTTAGTGTTAGCCGGATGACGGCACGAAGAGCGCTGACAGATTTAGTTAACGAAGGGATCTTATTACGTTCGCAAGGTTTAGGAACCTTTGTGAATGATCAGCGACCTATGAGTTCAATGTTAGAAATTAATAGTATTGATGACGAAGTTTTAAAACGGGGTCATAGTTATTCGAATCAGGTGATATGCCAACAAAAAATATTTGCCAATACACATCAAGCAAATTTGTTAGGGATGGCTGTCGGGTCTCTTGTTTACAATACTAAAATAATTCACCTAGAAAACGATACGCCTATTCAATTAGAAGACCGTTTAGTAAATCCTCATTATGCACAAGATTACATCGAGCAGGATTTTAACAATACAACGGCTAATCGCTATCTTAATCAGGTTGCCCCACTAACCGAAGCAGACCATGTAATAGAAGCTTTATTACCTACACCAGACATTGCAGCGGCACTATCTGTTGCTATAGAACAACCTTGTTTATTGATTTCACGTCGTACCTTTTCAGCTAAAGGCATAGTGAGTTTTGCCAGCCTTTACCATCCAGGCAATCGATATCGATTGGGTGGCCACCTAGACTTTCAGGCTCTTTAA
- the hutG gene encoding formimidoylglutamase — protein sequence MFSQNSHFHWTGRVDNEGGINSRRWHQVMEQTTSQTDIALLGFSCDLGVAVNKGRVGAKAGPNAIRASLCSLAWHLDKSIKDLGNVDSQHNLEEAQHNYSQQINAALNSSAFVIGLGGGHEIALASYSGLRKNVQAKTKPKIGIINFDAHFDLRIPSPNASSGTAFYQIAQACKQYTDAFHYTCLGVAKPANTQALFQCAQTLKVGYLLDEDCQLDAAKSLLTPMLQEVDELYVTVCLDAFSASLAPGVSAPSSFGISLPFVISIIRWLSTQQVQMNFKWRLMDIAELNPVFDIDSRTAKLAARILFESVHAKAESIDNSV from the coding sequence TTGTTTAGTCAAAATTCTCATTTTCATTGGACTGGACGAGTCGACAATGAAGGCGGAATTAACAGCCGTCGCTGGCATCAAGTCATGGAACAAACCACGTCGCAAACGGATATCGCTTTATTGGGATTTAGTTGTGATCTTGGTGTGGCAGTCAATAAAGGCCGAGTAGGGGCGAAAGCCGGTCCTAACGCGATTCGCGCTAGTCTGTGTAGTTTGGCTTGGCATTTAGACAAATCAATTAAAGATCTGGGAAACGTGGACTCCCAGCATAACCTGGAAGAAGCGCAACACAATTATTCTCAACAAATTAATGCTGCGTTAAATTCATCAGCGTTTGTAATTGGTTTGGGCGGCGGACACGAAATTGCCTTGGCCAGTTACTCTGGCTTACGCAAAAATGTGCAGGCTAAAACAAAACCTAAAATAGGCATTATCAATTTCGACGCGCATTTTGACTTGCGCATACCGTCGCCTAATGCAAGTTCTGGTACCGCTTTTTACCAAATAGCGCAAGCTTGTAAACAATACACTGACGCATTTCATTATACCTGTTTGGGCGTTGCTAAACCGGCTAATACGCAAGCATTGTTTCAATGCGCGCAAACACTAAAGGTAGGCTATTTATTAGATGAAGATTGTCAGTTAGATGCGGCGAAATCGTTGCTTACACCTATGCTGCAAGAGGTTGACGAACTTTATGTTACTGTTTGTTTAGACGCTTTTTCTGCGTCCCTTGCTCCTGGTGTTAGCGCGCCAAGCTCTTTCGGTATTTCGCTGCCTTTTGTTATATCCATCATTCGATGGTTGAGCACCCAGCAAGTACAAATGAATTTTAAATGGAGGTTAATGGATATTGCAGAACTGAATCCAGTATTCGATATTGATTCTCGAACCGCTAAGTTAGCGGCTCGTATTTTGTTTGAATCAGTTCATGCAAAAGCAGAGAGTATCGACAATAGCGTTTAA
- the hutH gene encoding histidine ammonia-lyase, which translates to MAKIILKPGQVSLEQLAKIHRKHVPLELHESAIEGINAAEETVLNTIEKGKTVYGINTGFGLLANTKIPQHELEALQRSIVLSHAAGTGNFMPDNTVRLMMFLKINSLARGFSGIRLSVINALITLFNAQVYPAIPEKGSVGASGDLAPLAHMSAVLLGEGEAFFQGQKYPAKKALKIAKLSKIALAPKEGLALLNGTQASTAFALQGLFYAENALNSAIAIGSLSVEAALGSRVPFDERIHVVRGHQAQTDIAAAYRQLLASSTIGNSHQGCNKVQDPYSLRCQPQVMGACLAQIRFAAQTLLVEANGVSDNPLVFADSGDILSGGNFHAETVAMTADMLAIALCEIGSLAERRMALLIDNNLSGLPPFLVENGGVNSGFMIAQVTCAALASENKTYAHPASIDSLPTSANQEDHVSMATFAARRLRDIYDNVAGILAIEWLAASQGVDFRAPLTSSTQLEKVKRLLRSKVPFYDKDRYFSPDIENAKTLIRSHALSDLVQLKLL; encoded by the coding sequence ATGGCTAAAATCATCTTAAAACCAGGTCAGGTTAGTCTTGAACAATTAGCTAAGATTCATCGCAAGCATGTTCCATTGGAGTTACATGAGTCTGCCATTGAAGGCATTAATGCCGCTGAAGAAACAGTGTTAAATACCATCGAAAAAGGCAAAACAGTTTACGGTATTAATACTGGATTCGGCTTACTTGCAAACACCAAAATTCCGCAACATGAATTAGAGGCATTACAACGCAGTATTGTCTTATCCCACGCTGCTGGTACAGGTAACTTCATGCCTGATAATACCGTTCGGTTAATGATGTTTCTAAAAATTAACTCATTAGCAAGGGGATTTTCAGGTATTCGATTAAGTGTCATTAATGCCCTTATCACTCTATTTAATGCGCAAGTTTATCCAGCCATTCCAGAAAAAGGATCAGTTGGAGCGTCTGGCGATTTAGCACCATTAGCACATATGAGTGCAGTGCTGCTTGGTGAAGGTGAAGCCTTTTTTCAAGGTCAAAAATACCCAGCTAAAAAGGCATTAAAAATCGCCAAGTTATCGAAGATTGCATTGGCACCAAAAGAAGGGCTTGCGCTGTTAAACGGAACACAAGCGTCAACCGCTTTTGCCCTGCAAGGTTTGTTTTATGCCGAAAACGCATTAAACAGTGCCATTGCAATCGGCAGTTTAAGCGTGGAAGCCGCGTTGGGCTCGAGAGTGCCTTTTGACGAACGTATTCATGTTGTCCGTGGACATCAAGCGCAAACGGATATCGCAGCGGCTTATAGACAACTATTGGCATCTTCCACTATAGGCAATTCCCACCAAGGCTGTAACAAAGTACAAGACCCCTACTCTTTGCGCTGTCAGCCTCAAGTAATGGGTGCCTGTTTAGCGCAAATACGATTTGCCGCGCAAACCCTGCTTGTTGAAGCGAATGGCGTATCAGACAACCCACTGGTGTTTGCAGATAGCGGAGATATTTTATCTGGCGGCAATTTTCATGCTGAAACGGTTGCTATGACCGCTGATATGTTAGCCATTGCATTGTGTGAAATAGGATCTTTGGCAGAACGCAGAATGGCATTACTGATCGACAATAATCTTAGCGGTTTACCCCCATTTTTAGTTGAAAATGGCGGGGTCAATTCCGGCTTTATGATCGCCCAAGTCACCTGTGCAGCGCTAGCTAGCGAAAATAAAACCTATGCTCATCCGGCGTCTATAGATTCACTGCCAACCTCTGCAAATCAAGAAGATCATGTATCCATGGCTACTTTTGCTGCCCGTCGATTAAGAGATATCTATGATAATGTGGCGGGAATATTAGCCATTGAGTGGCTTGCAGCAAGCCAAGGCGTGGACTTTAGAGCGCCTTTGACAT